In Pseudomonas oryzicola, one DNA window encodes the following:
- a CDS encoding alpha/beta fold hydrolase, translating into MRPEIAVLDIQGQYRVYTEFYRAEAAEKTIILINGSLATTASFAQTVRNLHPQFNVVLFDQPYAGKSKPHNRHERLISKETEAHILLELIEHFQADHVMSFSWGGASTLLALAHQPRQVKKAVVSSFSPVINEPMRDYLERGCQYLAACDRYQVGNLVNDTIGKYLPSLFKRFNYRHVSSLDSHEYAQMHFHINEVLQHDLERALKGARNIDIPVLFINGERDEYTTVEDARQFSKHVGRSQFSVIRDAGHFLDMEHKAACESTRSVMLNFLKPTLREPRQHYQPVQLEQHAFAI; encoded by the coding sequence ATGAGGCCAGAAATCGCTGTACTTGATATCCAAGGTCAGTATCGGGTTTACACGGAGTTCTATCGCGCGGAAGCGGCCGAAAAAACGATCATCCTGATCAACGGCTCGCTGGCCACCACCGCCTCGTTCGCCCAAACGGTACGTAACCTGCACCCGCAGTTCAACGTAGTACTGTTCGACCAGCCCTACGCCGGCAAATCCAAACCACACAACCGTCACGAACGCCTGATCAGCAAAGAGACCGAAGCGCATATTCTTCTCGAACTGATCGAGCACTTCCAGGCGGACCACGTGATGTCGTTCTCGTGGGGTGGTGCAAGTACGTTGCTGGCGCTGGCGCACCAGCCGCGGCAGGTCAAGAAAGCAGTGGTGAGTTCGTTCTCGCCGGTGATCAACGAACCTATGCGCGACTACCTGGAGCGGGGCTGCCAGTACCTGGCCGCCTGCGATCGCTACCAGGTCGGCAACCTGGTCAACGACACCATCGGCAAGTACCTGCCGTCGCTGTTCAAGCGCTTCAACTACCGGCACGTCAGCAGCCTGGACAGCCATGAATACGCGCAGATGCACTTCCACATCAACGAAGTGCTGCAGCATGACCTGGAACGGGCCCTGAAAGGTGCGCGCAATATCGATATCCCGGTGCTGTTCATCAACGGCGAGCGCGACGAGTACACCACCGTCGAAGATGCCCGGCAGTTCAGCAAGCATGTGGGCAGGAGCCAGTTCAGCGTGATACGTGACGCAGGGCATTTCCTGGATATGGAACACAAGGCCGCCTGCGAAAGTACTCGCAGCGTCATGCTCAACTTCCTCAAGCCGACCCTGCGCGAACCGCGCCAACACTACCAGCCGGTACAACTGGAGCAGCATGCATTTGCCATTTGA